From Passer domesticus isolate bPasDom1 chromosome 8, bPasDom1.hap1, whole genome shotgun sequence, a single genomic window includes:
- the LOC135305574 gene encoding zinc finger protein 239-like encodes MESREDKSPRQNLMAEAVLSGSMAQEPNGEEKPWRCCTRRGCKRRWRGSEGERASLGRQGGRRWSQSSELVVHEEFPDGEKPHKCEECGRSFRCISHLIVHRRSHTEERPYECDQCRKRFQTSSNLLVHQRTHTEERPFRCPDCGQGFRRNSTLIRHRLIHTGERPQECEECGKSFRQSSHLISHRRTHPGEWPYECGECGKSFSQHSSLIVHQKIHSGERPYECSKCGKGFRIRFHLFRHYQSHTEERPFCCPDCGKGFRHNSHLVRHRRIHTGERPYECPQCGKSFSCSSHLTQHQRRRVPRVW; translated from the coding sequence atggagagcagggaggacaaatccccgcggcagaacctcatggcagaggccgttttgagcggctccatggCGCAGGAACCcaatggggaggaaaagccctggagatgctgcacgaggaggggctgcaaacgcagatggcggggatctgagggggaaagagccagcctgggccggcAAGGCGGCCgaagatggagccagagctcggagctggtggtccatgaggagtttcctgatggggagaagccccacaagtgcgaGGAGTGTGGGAGGAGCTTCAGGTGCATCTCCCACCTGATCGTGCACCGGAGGAGCCACACTgaggagaggccctacgagtgtgatcagtgcaggaagaggtttcagaccagctctaATCTCCTCGTGCAccagcgcacgcacacagaggagaggcccttccgctgccccgactgtgggCAGGGCTTCAGGCGCAACTCCACCCTCATCAGGCACCGgctcatccacactggggagaggccccaggagtgtgaggaatgtgggaaaagcttcaggcagagctcccacctgatcagCCACCGGAGGACCCAccctggggaatggccctatgagtgtggggagtgtgggaaaagcttcagccagCATTCCAGCctgattgtccaccaaaagatccactctggggagaggccctatgagtgttccaagtgtgggaaggggtttcggATCCGCTTCCATCTTTTCCGGCActatcagagtcacacagaggagaggcccttctgctgccccgactgcgggaagggattcaggcacaactcccaccttgtcaggcaccggcgcatccacactggggagaggccctacgagtgtccccagtgtgggaagagcttctcctgcagctctcacttgacccaacaccaacggaggcGAGTTCCCCGAGTGTGGTaa